One window of the Benincasa hispida cultivar B227 chromosome 3, ASM972705v1, whole genome shotgun sequence genome contains the following:
- the LOC120074156 gene encoding UDP-glycosyltransferase 72E1-like, with protein MPVQDSKTHVALLVSPGMGHLIPFLELANRLVLHHNLQATLFVVGTDSSTAESNLLQKPSAANIVPLPHSSSTLDPNASYVDIINAMMTASFPFLRSSITTTMPRPAALIVDLFGTQALSIAHELGMLGFVFMTSTAWFLSLSFFYPSMSKSMIDAHVYNHEPLEIPGCTPVRFEDTIEIFQLNREEIYEGFGGFTRELGTADGILCNTWQDLEPITLKALTELGNLNKEKVNQVPIYPIGPLTRYSEPNLKSEVLKWLDRQPDESVIYVSFGSGGTLCAKQITELAWGLELSQQRFVWVIRPPAGTDPMGIFFTVGTGSEDDSAPEYLPEGFIKRTKEVGLVVPMWGPQAEILSHRSVRGFVTHCGWNSSLEGIVNGVAMVTWPLYAEQKMNAVVLTEELGVAVRVRAEGVVGREEIERKVRMIMEDEEGREIRERVKMLKITGEKAVSKGGSSYDSLARVASKCDIFRRRRDGGC; from the coding sequence ATGCCTGTTCAAGACTCCAAAACCCACGTGGCTTTGCTGGTCAGCCCCGGAATGGGTCATCTCATTCCCTTCCTCGAGCTGGCAAACCGCCTCGTCCTCCACCACAACCTCCAAGCCACTCTCTTTGTTGTCGGCACCGACTCCTCCACCGCCGAATCAAACCTCCTCCAAAAACCCTCCGCCGCCAACATCGTCCCTCTTCCTCACTCCTCATCCACCCTCGACCCAAACGCCTCCTACGTCGATATAATCAATGCCATGATGACCGCCTCTTTCCCCTTCCTCCGCTCCTCCATCACCACCACCATGCCCCGTCCGGCGGCGCTGATCGTTGACCTTTTTGGAACCCAAGCTCTATCCATAGCCCACGAACTCGGCATGTTGGGCTTCGTTTTCATGACCTCCACTGCTTGGttcctctctctctccttcTTTTACCCTTCCATGAGCAAATCAATGATTGACGCCCACGTATACAACCACGAACCTCTCGAAATCCCGGGTTGTACTCCAGTCCGATTTGAAGATACCATCGAGATATTCCAGCTGAACCGGGAGGAAATTTACGAGGGATTCGGAGGTTTCACACGAGAACTTGGAACGGCCGATGGAATTTTATGCAACACGTGGCAGGATCTTGAGCCCATAACGCTAAAAGCGCTGACTGAACTTGGAAAcctaaataaagaaaaagtcaACCAAGTTCCAATTTATCCAATTGGGCCGTTGACTAGATATAGCGAGCCCAATTTGAAGAGTGAGGTGCTGAAGTGGCTTGATCGGCAACCGGATGAGTCGGTGATATACGTGTCGTTTGGGAGTGGGGGGACGTTATGTGCAAAACAAATCACAGAATTGGCGTGGGGGTTGGAGCTGAGTCAGCAGCGGTTTGTTTGGGTGATACGGCCGCCAGCAGGGACGGATCCCATGGGAATATTTTTCACGGTGGGAACCGGATCGGAAGACGATTCGGCCCCAGAATACTTACCGGAAGGATTCATAAAAAGGACGAAAGAGGTGGGTTTAGTGGTTCCGATGTGGGGACCACAGGCGGAGATTTTGAGCCACAGATCGGTAAGGGGATTTGTAACGCACTGTGGGTGGAATTCGTCGTTAGAGGGAATAGTGAACGGAGTGGCGATGGTGACGTGGCCATTGTACGCAGAGCAGAAGATGAACGCGGTGGTGCTGACAGAGGAGTTGGGGGTGGCGGTGAGGGTGAGGGCTGAGGGAGTGGTGGGGAGGGAGGAGATAGAGAGGAAGGTAAGAATGATAATGGAGGATGAAGAAGGTCGAGAAATTAGGGAGAGAGTTAAAATGCTGAAAATTACTGGGGAAAAGGCCGTCTCTAAAGGTGGGTCATCGTATGATTCTTTGGCTCGTGTGGCTTCAAAATGCGATATTTTCCGGCGTCGGAGAGATGGAGGGTGTTAA